One Oceanotoga teriensis DNA segment encodes these proteins:
- a CDS encoding cysteine hydrolase family protein — protein MTKKALIIVDMLKDFCDENGKAYHESYKKIIPNINEIIKSARKNNCLIIFIRHSYRENKFDKSLINFEPICVQNTGGDEIVEDLDFNFKSDYTVFKRRYSAFFSTDLDLILRENNIKELLITGVKTNNCIRATVHDAYYLDYTPYVIEDCVSSKDQLSHEINLKDIDKYFGHVINKEKALEFLERGEI, from the coding sequence ATGACTAAAAAAGCATTAATAATAGTTGATATGCTAAAAGATTTTTGTGATGAAAATGGAAAAGCATACCATGAATCATACAAAAAAATAATCCCCAATATAAATGAAATAATAAAATCTGCAAGAAAAAATAACTGTCTAATAATTTTCATTCGACATTCTTATAGAGAAAACAAATTTGATAAAAGTCTTATAAATTTCGAACCAATATGTGTACAAAATACTGGTGGAGATGAAATAGTTGAGGATTTAGATTTCAACTTTAAATCAGATTACACAGTATTTAAAAGAAGATACAGTGCATTTTTTTCAACAGATTTAGATCTCATACTAAGAGAAAACAATATAAAAGAATTATTAATAACAGGTGTAAAAACAAATAATTGCATAAGAGCTACAGTTCATGATGCATATTATTTAGATTATACTCCATACGTAATAGAAGACTGTGTTTCATCAAAAGATCAACTATCACATGAAATAAATCTTAAAGATATAGATAAATATTTTGGTCATGTAATAAATAAAGAAAAAGCCTTAGAATTTCTTGAAAGAGGTGAAATATGA
- a CDS encoding 1-phosphofructokinase family hexose kinase yields the protein MLLTVTLNPSIDRSYYVEGFNKNGVYRTKYEKITSGGKGLNVSRVLKKLDMDVMATGFLGGKSGEYIKDELDRLSIINDFVNIDGETRNCIAILSDDGSHTEILEKGPVITEEYFYLFLKKFENILEQNSDIKFVSVSGSIPQGLKDNVYKRLIMYSNKFDIKIILDSSGEYLKNGIEAKPFLIKPNLDEINSLLNKNLNQKNFIEEIENLELENIIVSLGEDGAIAKLKNNFYRIMIPKINVINPVGSGDSMIAGFMIGYEKDYDDIRLLKFATACGMSNAITKTTGDIDLNFLKDIINKIEIKNV from the coding sequence TTGCTTTTAACTGTTACTCTGAATCCTTCAATTGATAGAAGTTATTATGTAGAAGGTTTTAATAAAAACGGGGTTTATAGAACAAAGTATGAAAAAATAACTTCTGGTGGTAAAGGTCTTAATGTTTCAAGAGTTCTAAAAAAGCTTGATATGGATGTGATGGCTACAGGTTTTTTGGGAGGAAAATCTGGAGAATATATAAAAGATGAACTCGATAGATTATCTATAATTAATGATTTTGTAAATATTGATGGAGAAACAAGAAATTGTATAGCTATATTATCTGATGACGGGTCTCATACGGAGATTTTGGAGAAAGGACCTGTTATAACTGAAGAATATTTTTATTTGTTTTTAAAGAAATTTGAGAATATTTTGGAGCAAAATTCAGATATAAAGTTTGTCAGTGTTTCTGGAAGTATTCCTCAAGGTTTGAAAGATAATGTTTATAAAAGATTGATAATGTATTCTAATAAATTTGATATTAAAATAATTTTAGATTCAAGTGGAGAGTATTTGAAAAATGGTATTGAAGCAAAGCCTTTTCTTATAAAACCTAATTTAGATGAAATTAATAGTTTGTTAAATAAAAATTTAAATCAAAAAAATTTTATTGAAGAGATTGAAAATCTTGAATTGGAAAATATTATAGTATCACTTGGTGAAGATGGAGCGATTGCCAAACTCAAAAATAATTTTTATAGGATTATGATTCCAAAGATCAATGTTATTAATCCAGTTGGATCTGGTGATTCTATGATTGCTGGTTTTATGATTGGCTATGAAAAGGATTATGATGATATTAGATTATTAAAATTTGCAACAGCTTGTGGAATGTCTAATGCCATTACTAAAACTACTGGTGATATTGATTTGAATTTTTTGAAAGATATTATAAATAAGATAGAAATAAAAAACGTTTAA
- a CDS encoding iron-containing alcohol dehydrogenase: MMRPMKFGGEQLMFGENSLEHLKTLKGKKAYIVPADFLINSDSLNKIERYLLEAGFEVKIFDEIINPDPDFDIVKSGAKKMLEFQPDLIVTIGGGSAMDAAKSMWVLYEHPEVDTIEKFTALHNNLPKMRNKAIIAAIPTTSGTASEVSRSVVISDPNTHKKCGVSDMQLIADIVILDPEMVMSMPKSVAAFTGMDALTHAIESYVSKRANFLSDVLSEKAIEVIFENMYESYNNPNPESRGMMHLGSCIAGMAFTNVSLGIVHSISHTIGSLYGVPHGLGNAILLPYIIEFNMQDEKAKEKYESLAKKLNYTSILEEVKKLNDKMNIPKNLKEYIKNDEKFENQIDEITQMSINDGCTKTNPIIPDFDMMKKLILKAYYGGKK, translated from the coding sequence ATGATGCGTCCAATGAAATTTGGTGGAGAACAATTAATGTTCGGTGAAAATTCTCTAGAACATTTAAAAACATTAAAAGGAAAAAAAGCTTATATAGTACCGGCAGATTTTTTAATAAATAGCGATTCACTAAATAAAATAGAAAGATATCTTTTAGAAGCTGGATTTGAAGTAAAAATCTTTGATGAAATAATAAACCCAGATCCAGATTTTGATATAGTTAAATCTGGGGCAAAAAAAATGTTAGAATTTCAACCTGATTTAATAGTAACAATAGGTGGAGGTTCGGCAATGGATGCTGCAAAATCTATGTGGGTATTATATGAACATCCAGAAGTAGACACAATAGAAAAATTTACAGCATTACATAATAATTTACCAAAAATGAGAAACAAAGCTATAATAGCCGCTATTCCAACAACAAGTGGAACAGCAAGTGAAGTAAGTCGTTCAGTAGTAATTTCAGATCCAAATACACATAAAAAATGCGGTGTAAGTGATATGCAATTAATAGCTGACATAGTAATACTTGACCCAGAAATGGTCATGAGCATGCCAAAATCTGTAGCTGCATTTACAGGAATGGATGCATTAACTCATGCTATAGAATCTTATGTTTCAAAAAGAGCTAATTTCTTAAGCGATGTTCTCTCTGAAAAAGCTATAGAAGTGATATTTGAAAATATGTATGAATCATACAATAATCCAAACCCTGAATCAAGAGGAATGATGCACCTTGGATCATGTATAGCTGGAATGGCTTTTACAAATGTATCTCTTGGAATAGTGCATAGTATATCTCATACAATAGGAAGCCTTTATGGCGTTCCACACGGGCTTGGAAATGCAATACTATTACCTTATATAATAGAATTCAATATGCAAGATGAAAAAGCTAAAGAAAAATATGAATCATTGGCAAAAAAATTAAACTATACAAGTATTCTTGAAGAAGTCAAAAAATTAAATGATAAAATGAATATCCCCAAAAATTTAAAAGAATACATAAAAAATGATGAAAAATTTGAAAATCAAATAGACGAAATAACTCAAATGTCAATAAATGATGGATGTACAAAAACAAATCCAATAATTCCAGATTTTGATATGATGAAAAAATTAATATTAAAAGCTTATTATGGAGGAAAAAAATGA
- a CDS encoding PTS sugar transporter subunit IIA, whose product MIGIILASHGNFANGILSSAEMIIGKQKYVDIVNFVDGENLDDLDKKIHSSITKFRDLDDIFILCDIAGGSPFKQSSIISLKYNNVKVVGGINLPILLEIFMNRMSSVDENLSIMKKEFPNTLKEFNLKNNKNNFVEKGI is encoded by the coding sequence TTGATAGGAATTATTTTAGCAAGTCATGGTAATTTTGCAAATGGTATTTTATCTTCTGCAGAAATGATAATTGGTAAACAGAAATATGTGGATATTGTTAATTTTGTAGATGGAGAAAATTTAGATGATTTAGATAAAAAAATTCATAGTTCTATAACTAAGTTTAGAGATTTAGATGACATTTTTATACTTTGTGATATTGCTGGAGGATCTCCTTTTAAACAAAGTTCTATAATATCTTTGAAATATAATAATGTAAAGGTTGTTGGTGGTATTAATTTGCCAATACTACTTGAGATTTTTATGAATAGAATGTCTTCTGTTGATGAAAATTTAAGTATTATGAAAAAAGAATTTCCAAATACTTTAAAAGAGTTTAATTTAAAAAATAATAAAAATAACTTTGTAGAGAAGGGTATTTGA
- a CDS encoding BtpA/SgcQ family protein, which yields MNWFEELKNGNFVIGMVHLDALPGTANFKNNMPEIYKKGIEDALALQNGGVNAIMIENFADMPYSETLDLSQSVALSAVSAVIKSKTKIPIGIDAAFNDYKSALSIAKAIDADFVRIPVFVDTVDSFIGIIKPVCDKAIKYRKMLNAENIKIFADIQVKYTSRITEQSIEGSANMAISCGADAVIVTGSHTGGETPLESIKRVRNAIKSPVIIGSGFNNQNAKEQFKYAHGAIVGTSLKTENKIDLEKVNELMKIIKK from the coding sequence ATGAATTGGTTTGAAGAATTAAAAAATGGAAATTTTGTAATAGGAATGGTTCATTTAGATGCTCTACCTGGAACTGCAAATTTTAAAAACAATATGCCAGAAATATATAAAAAAGGTATTGAAGATGCTTTAGCATTACAAAATGGCGGAGTTAATGCAATAATGATAGAAAACTTTGCAGATATGCCATACAGTGAAACACTTGATTTATCTCAATCTGTAGCTTTATCAGCAGTTTCTGCAGTAATAAAATCTAAAACTAAAATACCTATAGGTATAGATGCAGCTTTCAACGATTATAAAAGTGCTTTATCGATAGCAAAAGCTATTGATGCTGATTTCGTTAGAATACCAGTATTCGTAGACACAGTAGACTCATTTATAGGAATAATAAAACCAGTATGTGATAAAGCTATAAAATATAGAAAAATGTTAAATGCTGAAAATATAAAAATATTTGCAGATATACAAGTAAAATATACTTCAAGAATAACCGAACAGTCAATTGAAGGATCGGCAAACATGGCAATAAGTTGTGGTGCTGATGCTGTAATAGTAACTGGTTCTCATACTGGTGGCGAAACACCTCTAGAATCAATAAAAAGAGTTAGAAATGCTATAAAATCCCCTGTGATAATAGGAAGTGGATTCAATAACCAAAATGCAAAAGAACAATTCAAATATGCTCATGGAGCTATAGTTGGAACAAGTCTAAAAACAGAAAACAAAATAGATTTAGAAAAAGTAAATGAATTGATGAAAATAATAAAAAAATAA
- a CDS encoding ABC transporter permease gives MMKKIFKFNIMKFIIPILLAFLVGSIILLISNINPISAFYNLFIGAFGSGRAFLSTLYYATPLILTGTATAIAFKANLFYMGVEGALYIGGFCSSLAGIYFHGLPPYIHIPIALLIGMITGGLFAMIPGILKGILDVNEMVTSIMLNYVAILGTTYLASFPFKAKDAGFSATEMVEKSAVIPKIFDSSMVHYGLFLSLIFAILIYIMFKKSTFGYDIESMGKNVNFSESCGMQTAKKTIYIITLSGALGGLAGAMEVLGTYKRFIAGFSSGLGWDGLTISLLSNNNPIGVIFSSIFFGGLYSGGAQMELLADVPRTIISVIQGLIIFFLAVDFTVKRFKKIKSR, from the coding sequence ATTCCAATCTTGCTTGCTTTTCTCGTTGGAAGCATAATACTTTTAATATCAAATATAAATCCAATATCAGCTTTTTATAATCTCTTCATAGGTGCTTTTGGAAGTGGTAGAGCTTTTTTATCAACATTATACTATGCAACACCATTAATTTTAACTGGTACAGCAACAGCAATAGCTTTCAAAGCAAATCTATTTTACATGGGAGTTGAAGGAGCTTTATATATAGGTGGATTTTGTTCATCACTTGCCGGAATTTATTTTCACGGTCTTCCACCATATATACATATACCTATAGCTCTTTTAATAGGTATGATAACGGGTGGTTTATTTGCAATGATACCTGGAATTTTAAAAGGGATTTTAGATGTAAATGAGATGGTTACTTCAATAATGTTAAACTATGTTGCAATACTTGGAACAACCTATCTCGCATCTTTCCCTTTTAAAGCTAAAGATGCTGGATTTTCAGCAACTGAAATGGTAGAAAAATCTGCTGTAATCCCAAAAATATTTGACAGTTCAATGGTACATTATGGATTATTTTTGTCTTTAATATTTGCAATATTAATATATATAATGTTTAAAAAATCTACATTTGGTTATGATATAGAATCAATGGGAAAAAACGTAAATTTTTCAGAATCATGTGGAATGCAAACAGCAAAAAAAACAATATACATAATAACATTATCTGGAGCACTTGGTGGACTTGCTGGAGCAATGGAAGTTTTGGGAACATATAAAAGATTTATTGCTGGATTCTCAAGTGGGCTTGGATGGGATGGTTTAACAATATCACTATTAAGTAATAATAATCCAATAGGAGTTATATTCTCTTCTATATTTTTTGGAGGACTTTATAGTGGTGGTGCTCAAATGGAACTATTAGCAGATGTTCCAAGAACCATAATATCTGTAATACAAGGTCTAATAATATTCTTCCTTGCGGTTGACTTCACCGTTAAAAGATTCAAAAAAATTAAGAGCAGGTGA
- the trpA gene encoding tryptophan synthase subunit alpha translates to MSNCKFIGYLSFGYPNIEESLKRAEVYVNSGCDILEIDLPTNNPFLDSEFIGNRMKKAYENCSNYEKYFENIQILRNKYKNVGMLILAYEHTIIEYGVDKFINKCKETGIEDIIFVGNKDEKTKNELIKKGLKISTYVQYHLDDLEVQNALNSNGFVYLQAKPGKKGFKENYETLNEVIKYLRKKGIKQSIYCGVGISEKEDFKMVNDAGADAAFVGSSLLKKETFEDIENMIKTWKNYIK, encoded by the coding sequence ATGAGTAATTGTAAATTTATAGGATACTTATCTTTTGGATATCCAAATATAGAAGAAAGTTTAAAAAGAGCAGAAGTATATGTAAATTCTGGTTGTGACATATTAGAAATAGATCTTCCAACAAATAATCCTTTTCTTGATAGCGAATTCATAGGAAATAGAATGAAAAAAGCCTATGAAAACTGTTCAAACTATGAAAAATACTTTGAAAACATACAAATATTGAGAAATAAATACAAAAATGTAGGTATGTTAATCTTAGCTTATGAACATACAATCATTGAATACGGTGTGGACAAATTCATAAACAAATGCAAAGAAACAGGAATTGAAGATATCATATTTGTTGGAAATAAAGATGAAAAAACAAAAAATGAATTAATAAAAAAAGGATTAAAAATATCAACATATGTACAATATCATCTCGATGATTTAGAAGTACAAAATGCATTAAACTCAAATGGCTTTGTCTATTTACAAGCTAAACCAGGGAAAAAAGGTTTCAAAGAAAATTATGAAACACTTAATGAAGTAATAAAATACTTAAGAAAAAAAGGAATCAAACAATCAATATACTGCGGAGTAGGAATATCAGAAAAAGAAGATTTTAAAATGGTAAATGATGCCGGTGCCGATGCAGCATTTGTCGGAAGTTCTTTATTAAAAAAAGAAACCTTTGAAGATATAGAAAACATGATAAAAACATGGAAAAATTATATAAAATAA
- the gatY gene encoding tagatose-bisphosphate aldolase subunit GatY gives MISSKEVLEKARNENYAVPAFNIHNLENFQVVVESSAELRSPVIIAATPGTVKYAGAEFLIKMAEASIQKYKIPIILHLDHFVDKEEIKSLIRLGFGSVMIDASMEEYEKNIIISHEVSDYAHNFNATVEAELGKLGGREEHIEVKDDEVFLTNPDYVCDFINRTNIDSLAVAIGTAHGLYKNKPKLDFERLKTINKKVNIPLVLHGASDLPDDDVIKCIEYGINKVNIATELKVPFSKAVRKYLVDHPDESDPRNYMTPGKEAMRDIVIKKIKLCGSEGKF, from the coding sequence ATGATTTCATCTAAAGAAGTACTCGAGAAAGCAAGGAATGAAAATTATGCTGTTCCAGCATTTAATATACATAATCTTGAAAATTTTCAAGTTGTTGTAGAATCATCTGCAGAATTGAGATCTCCTGTTATTATTGCGGCCACTCCTGGTACTGTGAAGTATGCTGGTGCTGAGTTTTTGATTAAAATGGCTGAAGCTTCTATTCAAAAGTATAAAATTCCGATTATTTTACATTTGGATCATTTTGTAGATAAAGAAGAAATTAAGAGTTTGATAAGGCTTGGATTTGGTTCAGTTATGATAGATGCTTCTATGGAAGAATATGAAAAAAATATAATTATATCTCATGAAGTATCTGATTATGCTCACAATTTTAATGCCACTGTAGAGGCAGAACTTGGAAAACTTGGTGGTAGAGAAGAGCATATTGAAGTTAAAGATGATGAAGTTTTTTTGACGAACCCTGATTATGTTTGTGATTTTATAAATAGAACTAATATAGATTCATTGGCTGTAGCAATTGGAACTGCACATGGTTTGTATAAAAATAAGCCTAAACTTGATTTTGAAAGATTAAAAACAATAAATAAGAAAGTGAATATTCCATTGGTTCTCCATGGAGCATCAGATCTTCCAGATGATGATGTTATTAAATGTATTGAGTATGGAATAAATAAAGTTAATATAGCAACGGAATTGAAAGTACCTTTTTCTAAAGCCGTTAGAAAATATTTAGTTGATCATCCAGATGAAAGTGATCCAAGAAATTATATGACTCCTGGTAAAGAAGCTATGAGAGATATAGTTATTAAAAAGATAAAGCTTTGTGGAAGTGAAGGAAAATTTTAA
- a CDS encoding nucleoside phosphorylase, whose product MEKTLYLQVSPEEISKYVVLCGDPGRVEKIVTKLDNCKKIASNREYLTYTGFYKGIKITATSTGIGAPSAAIAIEEMYNCGMEVAVRVGTIMGLKDDLLGKLLIPSAVMKEDGTSPTYAPKTYPSCASYELVEIMNESSKEYGLEYNNGIICSMDGFYSQMKESKLSNKMKNNVNKTFENLKKYNISGIDMESSVILTLTNLMGIKGCIVTMTTVLENLNDFLKGEERTKAEDDLINVVLNGIVKYAKIEEEKNELV is encoded by the coding sequence ATGGAAAAAACATTATACTTACAAGTAAGCCCGGAAGAGATATCAAAATATGTAGTTTTATGCGGAGATCCAGGAAGAGTAGAAAAAATAGTTACAAAATTAGATAATTGTAAAAAAATAGCTTCAAATAGAGAATATTTAACTTATACAGGATTTTACAAAGGTATAAAAATAACTGCTACATCAACTGGTATAGGTGCACCTTCAGCTGCAATAGCAATAGAAGAAATGTATAACTGTGGAATGGAAGTTGCTGTTAGAGTTGGAACAATAATGGGCTTAAAAGATGATTTATTGGGAAAATTATTAATACCTTCTGCTGTAATGAAAGAAGATGGAACGAGCCCAACATATGCACCGAAAACATATCCTTCATGTGCTTCATATGAATTAGTTGAAATAATGAATGAAAGTTCAAAAGAATATGGTCTTGAATATAACAATGGAATAATATGTAGCATGGATGGTTTTTACTCACAAATGAAAGAATCTAAACTATCAAACAAGATGAAAAATAATGTAAATAAAACATTTGAAAATCTAAAAAAATACAATATAAGTGGTATAGATATGGAATCAAGTGTAATATTAACTCTAACAAATTTAATGGGAATAAAAGGCTGTATAGTTACTATGACAACAGTATTAGAAAACTTAAATGACTTTTTAAAAGGCGAAGAAAGAACAAAAGCCGAAGATGATCTAATAAACGTTGTATTAAATGGTATAGTAAAATATGCAAAAATTGAGGAGGAAAAAAATGAATTGGTTTGA
- a CDS encoding ABC transporter permease: MMEILHTAIRVTTPIALAALGGLFTHKAGVLNIALEGMMLMAAFMGVVTSYFTGSPLLAIMAAFGVSLIIGLIFSFFGITLKGNFIIVGLAVNMTAYGITAFWLQQWFGIRGILSSDKIIGLDPIDVPILNKIPIISDIFNNHTPIVYVSFLLLLITYITLKHTKIGLHIRVVGENENAAKAVGIKVNKIRYISVLLSSLYCALAGVNLSLESLNLFVEKMTAERGFIALAAIFSGKGTALGTYLFSFIFGLGETFQISLQIFDVPGSLIQTIPFIFVIIILTFIGIKNKKNKIKRGITND; this comes from the coding sequence ATGATGGAGATATTACATACAGCAATAAGAGTTACAACTCCGATAGCTCTTGCAGCTTTAGGAGGACTTTTTACACATAAAGCAGGTGTTTTAAACATAGCTCTTGAAGGAATGATGTTGATGGCAGCCTTTATGGGTGTTGTTACAAGTTATTTCACAGGAAGTCCTTTACTCGCAATAATGGCTGCTTTTGGAGTTTCTTTAATAATAGGTTTAATATTCTCATTCTTTGGAATAACCTTAAAAGGAAACTTTATCATAGTTGGACTTGCAGTAAATATGACTGCATATGGAATAACAGCTTTTTGGCTTCAACAATGGTTTGGAATAAGGGGAATATTATCTTCAGATAAAATAATAGGTCTCGATCCAATAGATGTACCAATACTCAATAAAATACCTATAATATCTGATATATTCAATAATCATACACCAATAGTTTATGTATCATTTTTATTGTTATTGATAACTTATATAACCTTAAAACATACAAAAATAGGATTACATATAAGGGTAGTTGGTGAAAATGAAAACGCCGCAAAAGCCGTTGGAATAAAAGTAAACAAAATAAGATATATATCAGTATTATTAAGTTCCTTATACTGTGCATTAGCTGGAGTAAATTTATCTTTAGAAAGTTTAAATTTATTCGTCGAAAAAATGACTGCTGAAAGAGGATTCATTGCACTTGCTGCAATATTCAGTGGAAAAGGAACTGCACTTGGTACATATTTATTCAGTTTTATATTTGGTTTAGGAGAAACATTCCAAATCTCATTACAAATATTCGATGTACCTGGGTCATTAATACAAACAATACCATTTATATTTGTAATAATAATATTAACTTTTATAGGTATCAAAAATAAAAAAAATAAGATCAAAAGGGGGATAACAAATGACTAA
- a CDS encoding patatin-like phospholipase family protein: MIGIVDVGGGMRGIYSAGVYDYLIERNIDFDYCLGVSAGSANLMSYVAKQKGRNYPFYYEYAFRKEYMSFHNWLRKGSFFDFDYIYSNLSNEGGENPVDYDSFKESKSEYVVVATEANTGKARYFNKSDVSRNNYDILKASCCVPTVCKPYIVKGVPYYDGGIAEPVPFKKAFKDGCDRVVVVLTRPRDYIKGKQSHMSLIKHSLRKYPETFKKIEQRNEKYNEAVEELKKMEKTGEVLIVDPKECFGITTLKKEKIASKKLYELGYSDGEKVEKYLKNFEK, translated from the coding sequence TTGATTGGTATTGTAGATGTTGGTGGTGGAATGAGAGGAATTTATTCTGCTGGTGTATATGATTATTTGATTGAAAGAAATATTGACTTTGATTATTGTCTTGGAGTTTCTGCTGGAAGTGCTAATCTCATGTCATATGTAGCAAAACAAAAAGGAAGGAATTATCCTTTTTATTATGAATATGCTTTTCGTAAAGAATATATGAGTTTTCATAATTGGCTTAGAAAAGGTTCTTTTTTTGATTTTGATTATATATATTCGAATTTATCTAATGAAGGTGGAGAAAATCCAGTTGATTATGATTCGTTTAAAGAATCTAAATCTGAATATGTGGTTGTTGCAACTGAAGCAAATACAGGAAAAGCTCGTTATTTTAATAAATCTGATGTTAGTCGCAATAATTATGATATACTTAAGGCTTCATGTTGTGTTCCAACTGTTTGTAAACCTTATATTGTTAAGGGTGTTCCTTATTATGATGGTGGAATTGCTGAACCTGTTCCATTTAAAAAAGCTTTTAAAGATGGATGTGACAGAGTTGTGGTAGTTTTAACAAGACCGAGAGATTATATTAAAGGAAAGCAAAGTCATATGTCTCTCATAAAACATAGTTTGAGGAAATATCCAGAAACTTTTAAGAAAATAGAACAAAGAAATGAAAAATATAATGAAGCAGTTGAAGAACTCAAAAAAATGGAAAAAACTGGAGAGGTTTTGATTGTTGATCCGAAAGAATGTTTTGGAATAACAACTTTAAAAAAAGAAAAAATAGCTTCTAAAAAACTTTATGAATTGGGATATTCTGATGGAGAGAAAGTTGAGAAGTATCTTAAAAATTTTGAAAAATAA
- a CDS encoding carbohydrate kinase family protein — MTNNIDILACGYPSLDRIIYINDSPQFHKTTIIKNGDYSRVYMGGCNVNIATILSVLGKTALPLMRVGDDFETSGFKNFLEERNVNLDGIERIKNVNTSGSLLIEDPQGNHITLFYKGAMDSDYKVKIDEMLIKKASYLVITVGEFNYNKRAAELAIKNNIPIIFGMKCDFDAFDHDLLKKIIHNSSIIFMNGSEKIEIEKICELSKIENLFKDSKKLKCAVITHGNKPAEIIYLENDEIKKSSVDIIKTNNVLDTTGAGDAYMAGFIFGFLNGEKYEKCAQIGSTISSFIIEKKGCLENIPDKKRLEKRLTEYYGG, encoded by the coding sequence ATGACAAATAATATAGATATACTCGCTTGTGGATATCCAAGTTTAGACAGAATAATATATATAAATGATTCCCCTCAATTTCATAAAACAACGATAATAAAAAATGGTGATTATTCAAGAGTATATATGGGTGGTTGCAATGTAAACATAGCAACAATATTATCTGTCCTTGGAAAAACAGCCTTACCACTGATGAGAGTAGGAGATGATTTTGAAACATCCGGATTTAAAAATTTTTTAGAAGAAAGAAATGTAAATCTTGATGGAATAGAAAGAATTAAAAACGTGAATACATCTGGATCACTTTTAATAGAAGATCCTCAAGGAAATCATATAACTCTATTTTATAAGGGAGCTATGGATAGTGATTATAAAGTAAAAATAGATGAAATGCTCATAAAAAAAGCCTCATATCTCGTAATAACCGTCGGAGAATTTAATTACAATAAAAGAGCTGCTGAATTAGCTATAAAAAATAATATTCCAATAATATTTGGTATGAAATGTGATTTTGATGCATTTGATCATGACCTTTTAAAAAAAATAATACATAACTCAAGCATAATATTCATGAATGGTAGCGAAAAAATAGAAATAGAAAAAATATGTGAACTAAGCAAAATAGAAAATCTATTTAAAGACTCAAAAAAATTAAAATGTGCCGTAATAACTCATGGTAATAAACCTGCAGAAATAATATATTTAGAAAATGATGAAATAAAAAAAAGTTCAGTTGACATAATAAAAACAAACAATGTTTTAGACACAACTGGTGCTGGAGATGCTTATATGGCAGGATTTATATTTGGATTTTTAAATGGTGAAAAATATGAAAAATGTGCTCAAATAGGATCTACAATATCCTCTTTCATCATAGAAAAAAAAGGATGTCTTGAAAATATTCCTGACAAAAAAAGACTTGAAAAAAGATTAACAGAATATTATGGAGGTTGA